ATATAAATtcaataatatgaaaataattttatgttaaattaaaattcaataattaattttggttaaaaattaaattgactaATTTCAATTACTCTCAAATTATTACTAGCTAGGAttaccaaattttttatattaaataacaaaatatttgatGTCAGTCgactaattaaattatgaataataCTATAAATGcatttggtaataattttattaaacatttataatatttttaacacttgaaggataaaatttttcaaatgttaaaaatattataaatattttttaaaattattgacaAACGGACTTTAAATAgttctttataataaaaaataaataaaaaatcattctttcaATAGGGAGTGTTTCTTACTCTAAGGTTACAAATAAGACACACTCTTCCAAACTGTCATGACTACTGCAAGAAGAAGAGTGTGACGAGAGTTTGGTCACCCCCGCAATGCCAGTACGGTGCATGCTTTTTGATTAATAATGTCTAATTCAATATTAATATCCAAGATTGCAGttctcttttcccttttttcccctTGAGTTTTCAGTTTTTCTTAGCAGACAAACAGAGGCATGAAATGTGAAGATTGAATCTAAGCAACTTGGATGCCTGGAGGTTATCGTAAAATGCCTAACAAGCTTCctcccatttttcttctttcaatcACATGCATTCAAGTAAAATTCAGATGCCACCAAACActtcaaacttcaaatcaaaGCTTCAAACAATTGTAAAAGCCCTAACAATTAACAAATGAAACTACTTTATCATAATTAAAACTCATGAAAAATCAGTTAGGAagattaagagtgtgtttgataatgattttaagaagtattttaacatttttaatacttgaaagataaaaaatttcgaGTGttgaaaatgttagaaacacttcgTAGAATCAATACCAAACGACATTCTAAATGTACTGAAATTCTACCAGCCCATAAGAAacagatggaaaaaaaatattctaatatgaaaattacaagTCAGTCAAGCTAACTGGTGTAGCTAATGCTCCTTGCAGTGGATCTTAGGCTCTCAAAATCATGCAGGAGTTCCAATCGTAGCTAGGAGATGCAGGCTTCACATTCCAAATTGCCATGAGTATTGTAACTTCCTGTCACCAGCATCATCATGTGGAAGGAAATCAAAGAGATGCGGCGCAAGATGCAGTTTCTTGATGAGGTTGGGGAGCAAAGTGGAAAGAAGAGTATCACGAGAATGATGAGGAAGAGGAAGCCCGTGATTAGGACAGTATTGGAAATCCAATTGAGGTTGCTCACGACAAGAGAGACACCAGCCATGAATGCTAACGACATTGTTGCAAGAGAAACTCCCAATAGTGGCAATGCCACTCTAAGGGCAGTAAGCACCAACTTGAGGTCACACAACTGTGCCCAAATGAGGGAGATTGCAACAATGATGGAGCTATACATTGCTATCATGTCACAGAAAATGAATACTTGGAACTTCTTGTGTCTTAGCATGGTTGCCATCCCCTGGTCTGGCTCAGAGTTGTTATATCCACCAGGGACTCTAAAACCAGCTGCAAAGGATACCGTGGCAACTAGGGTAGCCACCAACAAAAGGGTGTTCACTCTGTCCCTGTAAATATCCATCTTGGGTGGCTCCACCTGCACAGAAGATTGTCCAATTGCTTTGAGAGGTTTGGGGCAAGTAGCTCGCGGTGCACCCGCCACTTTCAATGCAGTCCATGTTAGCCTCTGCAGGGTGGAAAGACAAGTTCAAGTTCAAATCATCTCCTAATCATCAAAGGTTGCAATAAAGAGTAATTACTATTTCCTTTAAGAGCATACCTTGTGATAAGGGGCCAGTGTTTCCATGTAGTACTCAGCAGCATCAAAGGCAGTCAATCCTTCATTGTTCACCAACTTCAAGTCCACCCTTTTATCCCCAGTTAGAGCACTGACAATCATGGGGTGCCAGTGCATGGTGGCCAAATGCAGGGGTGTGTTTCCAACTTTATCTTTCTCATTTATAAGTTTCCCAAGCTCAGGAGTTTTGAGAATGTAGCTGACTACTTCATATTTACCATTAATGGCTGCAACATGAAGAATATTTTGGCCATTATCACTGAGCAGCTCTCTGGGATCCGGGCAGTGTCGAAGTAGCTCCCTGATTACGTCAACATGACCTTTAATAGAAGCCATATGAATGGGAAAGAAGCCACTGTTATCCCTTTCAACAGCTCCTAGAGCATATTTGCCTAACAAGTAATGGACCCCTTTAAGGTGACCTATGGATGCTGCATAGTGAAGTGGAGTCCTCCCTTCTTCATCTCTCGAATAGATCATACTTGGGTCTTTCTTCAACATGATATCTAAGACACCTGGCATATCAAAATATAGTTAAAATGGTTGGGAGCTCTACATATGGGGTATTATAtacttcattctttttattgatACTTGTAAAAACATTAGGCAATATCATGATGAAATGAATATGGCAGGGGTGGAGCTAGCTAGGGCCCAGGGGGCAGGTGCCCCCAAAGTTGCCCACTAATGTAAAGTGCTGGCTCGCCACTGGTATATGGTATCTAAAATTCCTCTCACTGACAGCACTCATAAGGTGGGGTgaagccaatttttttttcctgaaactGAAACTGATAATCAGACCTCCCTATTGTAATTCGTGACACAACTGGAAAAGAGTTTACCTAATTACCAACACATCAGGCAACAATTTTGAAAGAGGAGTTAAATGCAATACAAGCTAAAAGTTCACATCCTACATTACGCAACTACCTAGAGAGGGCATATAATAGacaaagatttttctttttgagaaaaaCCATTATAGAGGGGAAAGTAAAGAAGGGAATTTTAGTAGATGGTATTAACCCTGTGTGAGGTATGTGAACGCAGAACCATTACCgtcccaaaaataaataaataaaataaaatcaggGATGGAAATACCTGACTGCCTCTCTCTAGTTGCAGCATGAATTGGTGACTTCCCTTTGAGCTTTGTGTTGGGATTCTCACTGCCAACTGGAACTTTGAGCATCGCCAAAACACATGAATCGTACCCAGCTTCTGCAGCGAGGTACAAGGGAGACTTCCCTTCCCTGTTTAGATAGAACACCACTTGGGGATCTGACCCAAACAAATTCAAGGCCACCCATTGATGGCCATTTATCAAGGCTTCATGCAATGCAGTATTTCCTTGCTTATTGCGTTTCCTGAATGGCAGATCGTCATCTTCTACCTCCTTCACCCACACCCTGCTGTAGCCAGAAGATTGGGAATGGACATCACTCGTCAGAAGCTGGACTATAACCGACAAGGTAAGTTCATCTCCAGCTTTTGCAGCCAGATGCAGAGCAGTATCGCCATTTGTGTTTGTCTTGGTAGCAAGCCATGGATACCTGTAAACTATCAGCGCCACTATCTCTAAATTTCCAGAGGCGGCGGCAACATGAAGCAATGTATTCTTTAAGGGAGTTACTTGGTCAAAAATGGAAGCAAGGGTGAGGTTCTTCTCTCTTGAGACTCGCTCCAGCACATTAAGGAAGCCATCAACATCAGCTTCTGTTGCTGCCCTATACAATTGAAGGTCCATGTGATTATGTGGCCTATCAGCTCTGGGTTGCCTCCACTCTTTTGCATTAGGAATCGAGGCATCAGAGTTGGATAATGCTATCGTCTTCAACCTTTGGATTCTCCCGTTTGTAGGAATCCACCTCGCCTGTCTCTCTATTTCTATCTGAATATCAAGTCGCCCCATGTGAAAATATGTGTTCAGGTGTATGAAATCAGGTGCCGGAATCTCGAAGAAGGCAGATGGAGGAGGCTTGGCATAAGATCGACTTTGCGTAGACTTTGTAGAGAGAGTGTCAATgcgaaaagttttttttttttttggcttgtcGTAGGAAAAAGAGGAACACCTTTACAGGGCTTGGAACACGTAATGGTTTATTAACTAACCCATTTGCTTAGCCTAATGAGCTTGTGAAGAGGTACGGAAGAGTCTCGCGTGCACATGGCGCCCAAGCCCATTTGAGTTAGGCGTCAGGCTGGTTGGGCCGGAATTCCTTAATGCGTGATGCGTTTGCACATGCATCGGGGGTTCAAGACCCTACGTACCCGGATCTcggcttttttttttatctaaggGGCGGGAAATGCCCCCTACTACCTTTTTTCATGAGGATTCAAACTCGTATTCTTTGGTCTAAGAGGAAACACAAGTTACCATTAAGCTATCCAATtgatttttgcctttttttttttcccctcttgaAAATAGATTAATATTCTTACtccttaacttatttttttagctCTGCCACTAACCTTATGGTTTGGTTGTATACATTTcctggttttttgtttttaaaaaatcgaaatttttatataaaatgaaaaatcataacTTATATATTAAAGTAGAGGCACAATTCGTATCCTCAAagatcacttttaaaaataaaaataaaattatcctttgtaaattttaagaagtaaaagtttttttttccaaataaaattaattataaatgttCAAAATCATTTTGTATGCTCAGGCGTATGAAACCAGGTGCAGGCCCGttgaagaaaggcattgaaCAAAGGCAGAGGAGGAAGATGAGGAGGCTTGGCATACGATTATTGACTTTGTGGGGCCTTAGCCAAGAGGAGATTTTTTTGGTGTGGACCGAAAAACGGCTACTTTGAAAATACAAGGCTttaagtgttttcaaaaacaattctaaaagttttgaaggaaaaaagtttatttgagaataaaatgtttttaatctattttttatattttaaaataattttatatttaatttttaattatttttcatatttatataattatttttttttaaaaagttaaaacgACTCCTATCAAATATGAttcaatattaataataaaatcacatgagagaatattgagtaaGCATATAATATATCTTATGTTAAATAAGAGACAAATTTTTATACTATATACGTGTAAACTTCTTTTAATattgtacatatttttaaatcGTCTAcactcaaaataatatatattatttgaaagtAAATTGTTATAAATGGTATTAAGATCAATTCATGATTTTAATACAACAATTTGTTTGGCCcgtaaaaaaaatctatttatttgaCTCCATAATTATGGATTTTAACTCTTAAACCATAAATTTTGTAgggttttaacatttaaaattagtagaaattgaaaagacagaaaaaaaatgaaataatatatatgattaaaagaacattaaaaattaaataaataaataaaaagcccTTTGCCTTTTTGTCTGCTTGACTGAAACCCAAAACGCGAACAAGGTTTGTAGAACCCGGATGGATCTTACCAGTGAGCCACATTTCCTCGTTTACTGAATTCATGCTCAAACCCCATGAAAGCCCGGCATAGAGGGAGTAGGTAGGCTTACAGAACGGaggggagaagaaaaatgatagtGGCCCACTGGCCTCCAATATTTGCTGCTACTTTATGCCCCAAATTTAGTGGGCATGTTAACAAACCGCTGAAAGGTCTCCGTTCCTTCAGATTCAACTCCAGTTTCAGCTTCAAAGCTTCTTTCAGGTGTTATTGCATCAAAAATGAAAACCCCAATAAGATTTCTTCTGAGGTAttcttcacttatttttcacttttagtTTTATCTTAAAGCATGTTTTCTGATGGCTGATTCAGGGCTGTGTTTGGTTGTTCTGTGGAATCATACCAATGAATAATGAATTGAATTTCAATTCCGCGAACCCTCAACTTCACAGCACAAATTCTAATGTAATGAaggacaaaaagaaaattagaagcaAGATTTTTGAACCCCGCAGAACTGGAACTCCCAATGAAACCTCATTCTGGGAAATCAAACACAGCCCAAGTCTCTTGAGAGAAATAAAAGGATCTTGTGATTTTGAAATGGGATTTTATTGATTACGAGTAGGAGGGATTCTCAGTCCTGGGATCGGATATTCCATGGGACAGTGGGAGCATTTGGAGTACAATGGCATTCTACTTTTTCAGTTTGCACATTCCATTTAGCTTTGGAGGCTTGTCTGTGGTTGCTCAAATATTGCATCAACCTGTTATTGATCCGCAGACAGAGGTGAGTGAATTTCTCAATCTTTATGGTCAATGTTGATAAGTTGTACTTTGTATGTGTATACTACATATTAAGGAAACCATGCTGCCTTTCTATTGGAGTTGACAGAAGAAGTTTCACCCACTTTTTCCCTAAAATATCTTGTTAGCACTGTGGAGAAATAGGggttaaaagatgttatttgggAGGGAGATGGAGGGGAGAGGGTGGGTTTTGCATCACACTAGCGATAGAGATGTCACATGATGGAGGAGGAGGAATGTCTCTAGTACGATAAACTCTCAAGGAAGATATGGAGagaaatgagataaaataacTTGTGTGCCAACTCCTCGAGATGGTAAAAGAAAACCAGCTTACAATTTTTGTGTGTCATGTGAAGATGGTGAGAACTAAATTGCTAAGCCATTTGCTTTTTCTAATTTAGGGATGACCTGATCAGTATTTGGGTTCTCCTCGAATTGTGCATTTGCACTTAGGTGAGCCTAATGATCTGTTTGATAGAAACACAATCCAACCCGTTTCACAAATATAATCAGGTACAACTTCTAATACACTTTGTCTACTCTGTGGGATGATGTCTTAGAATCAATTGGTGGTTGATCCAAATAAGAGTCTTGTGCTCATCACATGTTATTATATGTGGGCTCCTGACAAACTATGGCTTTAACCAATGCAATGATGCATTGATGATGCCACTAAAATTCACAACTTACTGAGTATATGAAATCATTTGCCTTGTTACTGAGTCAGCTTTTGGTTGGGTCACTCTGTGTTAACTACATTTTGAATAGACTAATTGCCAACGCTACTGAAAATAGAGCACACTCTGTGTGATGGAGGATTTATGAGGTTTCCTCGTATGACTTGAGACTTCCATGTTTGTGGGTGAAAACTATATGTTGTACCCTCTAGCTCATGATTAAGCAAACATATGTTCTCAATTTTAGTTATTCccctaaaaatccaaaaattgtcCTTCCTTATGAACTGTGTTATAAATGGATTTGCTttttgaatttgtgatttcaaGTTGCATGTAAATGTGTAAgaactattttctttcttttgagtGCAGGCATTATCAATTCTCGCATTACAAACTTTAGAGCTCACTGGGGCCCTTCTTCTTCTGAATTTTACTGCTAAGCCAGGCTATAGATTTTCTGTCTTTAGAGGTGACCAGTTATCAACAAGGAGGAATTGGTTGTTGACTTCAGCAATTGGttttgggtttcttgttttgttGGTTTTTCTTACATCACTTGTTGCTGACATATTAATTGGGCCCAAGGTTGGTTTGATGAACTCATCTGCTTTCACTATGCTACTGTCAGTTTTTGTCACACTAAATTTATTGTGCAACTAACGTCAAATATTTGGATAAGGCTTTGTTAAATTAGAGTTTATCTTGGTATATATTACTTTGACTAAGCTTCTTACATCAGATTATGACAATTTTCTTAGAGAATGTGTGTgcttgttatatttatatttttggaataaaattcaaatacatGTGGAGGGAAGAGAATTGGCTCAGCATGGGCCCCTCAACCCTTTATATCTCAATGGGTTATATTTTGCACAATGAATTATCCTCTTGTACAAGGATAAAAATACACATCCATCCAtagtttctttcaaaatttctgTTTTCAGTTAGTATCCTCTATTGTCACCCCCCGTCCTCAcagtgattttattttattttttctctctttgctttctaCTGATACTCTTTAATCTTTGTATGGTTTGAAGCACTTTGAAGAATTATCTGCAACTATGCTTTGCTGAGAATGGAACCTTAAAAACAGATTATTAGTCTGCTAAGAAACATCTTTATTGCATCGTATCTCATATATGGTCATTGTTTTAAAGTTTCCTTCTTTACAACCACAAAGCCATGTGATTGAGCACCTCTTGGACTGAACAAGGACATGATAATGGCATCTTTCATGATTAACATGAATTCAGCTAAACTAAATCATGCTTCTGAGAATAAATCCTTGCTCTTGTAATCAATCCAACCTTCTCATGGGAAATAATATGCGAAGACTTGAGGATAAACTATTAATTAGAAGAGTGTGATGCTAGGTTCAATGGTTTGTGTGGCAATGAAATACAGGAACCTAAGATGTAGAAGATCTTGATTAGATGCATATTTGGTGGTACTAGCTACTAGGATCCTATGATTCTCTTTTGAGCTTGCAGTGCAAACATTTTAACCAAAATGATCTAAATCTTAGCCtgaatttttttacaatttacaGTCTTAAATCCTAGTGCTTTATTATAGATCCAGTGTCAAAATTTTGGAGAAATGAACTAAAGAAGAAAAGGTTAGTATGGACTATCTTATATATTTAGCAAAAAAACTTGCAGAGGCTACATTTGGATGTTTTAGGGAAGTTGAATAATCCCCTTGTCTTTTTCACAGCATTTGAAACAGGACTttacatttttcatttcatatgCAATTTAGTCCATTCATTGTGTTAGGCATGCAATTATGCCACTCCTCGGGAAAGTGATGGTTGAAGAAATGACCCTAGGATGAGTGTGTAAGTCCAAAGATAGTTAGGCCCTGTTATAAGCCTCAAGATAGGCATGTTATGGGATGATTAAGCCCCACTGTAATTGTTAGACGTCATTATAAGCCTAGGGATGAGTAAAAGGCCTCAAGATAGGTATGCTGTGGCCTGTGGGTTGGTCAAGCCCTACTGTAAGCCTCTGGATGGTTAAGCCCTGGGATAAGTATGAATGTGTGTGACGTCGAACTACATAAAGATGATTAATTTGACCTCATTAATCCTAACAAGTGGTATTAGACCCAGGTTATGTGTTCAAGTCACAGGATCCATATGCTGGGGATGAATTCTTAGGCATATAACGATGTTGCTCCTCGGTCAATTGGGGCTAAAGCCTTGGTCCTAACACATTGCATACCAAGAGGATAAGATTTATGATTTTGTTACGTATCATGGTTTCAGTTTTATACTTGATTTTCCATGGTAAATTTGCTCTTTAGGATGAGATTTGTTCTCTAATACAAAGGCTATCTTACACATTAAAAGGTAtacaaatccaaaataattagggaatattataaaaaatttcctgTTGTGTAAATGTGTAACTTACATCATTGTGCATTCAAGGTTCTTTTACACACTTGAAACCTTACTCCATATGAAGCAACTTCAAAGAATTTTAGTTATTCTATAAATTTGGCCTGCTTGGTgttaattttccattttattgctattctttttttttttctttctcttatcaTAGATGACTTATTTACCCATCTGGAAGATATATATGGATCAATAGAAGCCTAGTATTACTAAACTTGAGTCCTATTCTAACTTGTGATGTACTTTTATGCCTGATTTTCTGCAGGCTGTGAATAACCCCATACTAAAGGAGATCCTTTTAAGCAGCAATGTCTCTGAAATCGCCTGCATCCTGGTTTACTGCATTGTCACTCCCCTGCTGGAGGAAACCGTTTACAGAGGGTTCCTGTTGACATCTCTTGCCTCTACAATGAAATGGCAGCAAGCAGTTATCATAACCTCAGCCATCTTCTCTGCAGCTCACTTCTCTGGTGAGAACTCATTACAATTGTTCATCATTGGTTGTGTCCTCGGATGCTCTTATTGTTGGACCGGAAGCTTGAGTTCTTCAATTGTCATACATTCCTTGTACAATGCCCTGACACTAACAATTACTCTTTTGTCCTAACAATTAAACCTAagccattttcaatttttgtcccattttgtttgaatttataggaagaagagaagagaatgaCACAAGTTCATGATCCCTTTTGGGCATCTTATACTGGCATTCATATCTTATAAATGTTGAACATATTATGATGAAAATGCACTTCAAAATGCCTCATATGCAGATTTGAATGTATAATGATCATCTTTGCTTGGATTCCATAACCCAGGTGAGGGTAGGCCAGAGGTACACAATTATTGATGCTCTTTGATGTCATATATTGCTTTACAACACATTCATCTTGTCATTCTCTCCCACAATGCATGCACCATTTACAATACCTCACAAATTCAAATTACCATGTCCTCCTTTTTCCCCTTGTCTATTGTGTTTATATCCTGTAAATGTGATATTCTAATTTCAAATCATCCAATTTGAATGACCCAATTTTTAGAAGTATGAATGCAGAAATATAATTGAACGCTTACACATCATAGTACAGCCTgtaaaatttttgaaatgcATGTGCCTTCAAAATGACACAAATATTCAAACAGGAGGAATCATCAATCAAGTTCCATAGAATGAGGGAAGTGGGGTACCCCATGAAGCTTCCATATGACATGGGGCCATGCCCATTTTAAGGAGAGGCACCATAATGTTGAGTAGAAGATGAAAATCATGAAATAAGGTCCATGTAATCATTCCCCTCTCCCCCAAGTCTCTTTCTGTGCCTTTTGTCTTCCTCCCTGGCGCCGAACCGATCATCTCATTGTCTGTCACCCACCCACACACAATAATGCCCCTAATTCTTCCAGAGAGGCCAATAGCCCCACCCCCTTTTCTAATACCACCCTTGAGACAAAGTATCCTACTTGGATCAACACCCACATTTAGCTGTGTTCCATGTAccatttcccttcttttttttcctttgaaattCAAACTTGAAAAGGTACTTCTCTAACcttatatagtattttattagACCGTTTGATTGAAATTGTGGCATTGAGAGACTCGCATATGGTATACTCCAGCTAGTGAGTCACTTTATACAACACTTTAGTGATCCCCACACATGTGTTTCAAAGAAGAATAAAGAATTCTCAAGGATTATGAAAGCATGCATGATTCAAGTTTAAGCTATTTTGgcgcctctctctctctctctctcccccccccccccccccccccccccccccctcaaatatatatacatattgaaATACCCGTTTCATATTAGaattagaataataataataataataataattaataataataatattttattattattattattattatagagaCCTTggaattagtaatttttttccttgtatgaTATGATAATTTGAGGTGGAAACAAACAAGGCCACATGTTCCCACATGGGGCCATATCATAGCCACTCAGGCCTGATGCTTATCCCGCAATTAACGGGACCACCTCACCAATCATCAACGGCC
The window above is part of the Vitis riparia cultivar Riparia Gloire de Montpellier isolate 1030 chromosome 12, EGFV_Vit.rip_1.0, whole genome shotgun sequence genome. Proteins encoded here:
- the LOC117926400 gene encoding protein ACCELERATED CELL DEATH 6-like, which produces MGRLDIQIEIERQARWIPTNGRIQRLKTIALSNSDASIPNAKEWRQPRADRPHNHMDLQLYRAATEADVDGFLNVLERVSREKNLTLASIFDQVTPLKNTLLHVAAASGNLEIVALIVYRYPWLATKTNTNGDTALHLAAKAGDELTLSVIVQLLTSDVHSQSSGYSRVWVKEVEDDDLPFRKRNKQGNTALHEALINGHQWVALNLFGSDPQVVFYLNREGKSPLYLAAEAGYDSCVLAMLKVPVGSENPNTKLKGKSPIHAATRERQSGVLDIMLKKDPSMIYSRDEEGRTPLHYAASIGHLKGVHYLLGKYALGAVERDNSGFFPIHMASIKGHVDVIRELLRHCPDPRELLSDNGQNILHVAAINGKYEVVSYILKTPELGKLINEKDKVGNTPLHLATMHWHPMIVSALTGDKRVDLKLVNNEGLTAFDAAEYYMETLAPYHKRLTWTALKVAGAPRATCPKPLKAIGQSSVQVEPPKMDIYRDRVNTLLLVATLVATVSFAAGFRVPGGYNNSEPDQGMATMLRHKKFQVFIFCDMIAMYSSIIVAISLIWAQLCDLKLVLTALRVALPLLGVSLATMSLAFMAGVSLVVSNLNWISNTVLITGFLFLIILVILFFPLCSPTSSRNCILRRISLISFHMMMLVTGSYNTHGNLECEACIS
- the LOC117926265 gene encoding uncharacterized protein LOC117926265 isoform X2; its protein translation is MIVAHWPPIFAATLCPKFSGHVNKPLKGLRSFRFNSSFSFKASFRCYCIKNENPNKISSEEGFSVLGSDIPWDSGSIWSTMAFYFFSLHIPFSFGGLSVVAQILHQPVIDPQTEALSILALQTLELTGALLLLNFTAKPGYRFSVFRGDQLSTRRNWLLTSAIGFGFLVLLVFLTSLVADILIGPKAVNNPILKEILLSSNVSEIACILVYCIVTPLLEETVYRGFLLTSLASTMKWQQAVIITSAIFSAAHFSGRREENDTSS
- the LOC117926265 gene encoding uncharacterized protein LOC117926265 isoform X3; the protein is MIVAHWPPIFAATLCPKFSGHVNKPLKGLRSFRFNSSFSFKASFRCYCIKNENPNKISSEEGFSVLGSDIPWDSGSIWSTMAFYFFSLHIPFSFGGLSVVAQILHQPVIDPQTEALSILALQTLELTGALLLLNFTAKPGYRFSVFRGDQLSTRRNWLLTSAIGFGFLVLLVFLTSLVADILIGPKAVNNPILKEILLSSNVSEIACILVYCIVTPLLEETVYRGFLLTSLASTMKWQQAVIITSAIFSAAHFSDLNV
- the LOC117926265 gene encoding uncharacterized protein LOC117926265 isoform X1, giving the protein MIVAHWPPIFAATLCPKFSGHVNKPLKGLRSFRFNSSFSFKASFRCYCIKNENPNKISSEEGFSVLGSDIPWDSGSIWSTMAFYFFSLHIPFSFGGLSVVAQILHQPVIDPQTEALSILALQTLELTGALLLLNFTAKPGYRFSVFRGDQLSTRRNWLLTSAIGFGFLVLLVFLTSLVADILIGPKAVNNPILKEILLSSNVSEIACILVYCIVTPLLEETVYRGFLLTSLASTMKWQQAVIITSAIFSAAHFSGENSLQLFIIGCVLGCSYCWTGSLSSSIVIHSLYNALTLTITLLS
- the LOC117926265 gene encoding uncharacterized protein LOC117926265 isoform X4, giving the protein MAFYFFSLHIPFSFGGLSVVAQILHQPVIDPQTEALSILALQTLELTGALLLLNFTAKPGYRFSVFRGDQLSTRRNWLLTSAIGFGFLVLLVFLTSLVADILIGPKAVNNPILKEILLSSNVSEIACILVYCIVTPLLEETVYRGFLLTSLASTMKWQQAVIITSAIFSAAHFSGENSLQLFIIGCVLGCSYCWTGSLSSSIVIHSLYNALTLTITLLS